The Hymenobacter sp. GOD-10R genome includes a window with the following:
- a CDS encoding xyloglucanase, whose amino-acid sequence MKPFHVLALSSLCWLSSPSFAQKLAYRWNNVQILGGGFVSGIVYSPAQKNLLYARTDVGGAYRWQEASQSWVPITDHLGRKEVNYTGILSVAPDPSDAQRVYLAAGTYTGEGVGNAAVLSSNDQGATWTTSPLSIKLGGNEDGRNTGERLQVDPNLGTTLYLGTTLDGLWRSQDRGTTWSKVERFPVQSSPRRSGGISFVLFDKRSGQRGRATRTIYVGILQKDNSLYRSTDAGATWQAVPGQPTDLMPHHAALAADGALYLTYNNGPGPNDVTAGDVRKYEPSTNRWTSIRPAQVKVDEVGGFGGISLDLQHPGTLLVSTLGQWRAGDEIFRSTDDGKTWRPVLNWRATQKANLIYPKSPYAATSNPHWIGDVALDPFNPDRAWFVTGYGVFTTRELRASQATPRWSFDDQGLEETVPLGMISPPVGAPLVSAIGDIDGFRHDDLTVSPKAGRLKPEYSTNLSIDFAELQPAFMVRAVRSEAAHWGAYSEDGGTTWAPFASSPPNIRDAGFLSASADGRHLAWRPDAQQPAVYHSTDRGTTWTAATGGEGRANAVVDRVNPLKFYRYDVAQGRVLVSTDGAASFAPAATGLPTSNDYRHATIQPVFGREGDLWLVAPGPSGGLFHSTNSGQSFQQVPAVAQAWCVGTGKAAAAGGYPALYLVGTIGGTYGFFRSDDQGATWQRINDDQHQYGGIEAIVGDRRTYGRVYLQTGGRGIVYGEPASATTSKR is encoded by the coding sequence TTGAAACCGTTTCACGTTCTGGCACTAAGCAGCTTATGCTGGCTTAGCAGCCCTTCCTTTGCCCAAAAGCTAGCTTATCGCTGGAACAACGTGCAGATTCTGGGCGGCGGTTTCGTGTCGGGTATTGTGTATAGTCCGGCCCAAAAGAACCTGCTCTACGCCCGCACCGATGTGGGCGGCGCCTACCGCTGGCAGGAAGCCAGCCAGTCGTGGGTGCCTATCACCGACCACCTAGGTCGGAAGGAAGTGAACTACACGGGTATTCTGAGCGTGGCCCCTGACCCTTCTGATGCTCAGCGCGTGTACCTGGCGGCGGGCACTTACACCGGCGAAGGTGTCGGCAACGCGGCCGTGCTCAGCTCCAACGACCAGGGTGCCACCTGGACCACCTCGCCGCTTTCTATCAAGCTAGGTGGTAATGAGGATGGGCGCAACACCGGTGAGCGTCTGCAAGTTGACCCTAACCTAGGTACTACGCTCTACCTAGGTACTACCCTCGATGGCTTGTGGCGCAGCCAGGACCGGGGTACTACCTGGAGCAAAGTCGAGCGCTTTCCCGTGCAATCTTCGCCGCGTCGCAGCGGGGGCATCAGCTTTGTGCTGTTTGACAAGCGCAGCGGCCAGCGCGGCCGGGCTACGCGCACGATCTATGTGGGCATATTGCAGAAAGACAACAGCCTCTACCGCAGCACCGACGCTGGTGCCACCTGGCAGGCTGTACCGGGGCAGCCCACTGACCTCATGCCCCACCACGCGGCTCTCGCTGCCGATGGCGCGCTGTATTTAACCTACAACAATGGGCCCGGCCCCAATGATGTAACGGCCGGTGATGTGCGCAAGTACGAGCCTAGCACCAACCGCTGGACCAGCATCCGACCAGCCCAGGTGAAGGTAGATGAAGTGGGCGGCTTTGGCGGAATATCCCTCGATCTGCAACACCCCGGCACGCTGCTAGTCAGTACCTTAGGCCAGTGGCGCGCCGGCGACGAAATCTTTCGTTCCACGGATGACGGTAAAACCTGGCGCCCGGTGCTGAACTGGCGTGCCACGCAGAAAGCTAATCTGATTTACCCAAAATCGCCCTACGCGGCCACTTCCAACCCGCACTGGATCGGCGACGTGGCCCTCGATCCTTTCAACCCCGACCGGGCTTGGTTTGTGACTGGCTACGGCGTGTTTACGACCCGCGAGCTACGCGCCTCCCAAGCTACACCGCGTTGGAGCTTTGACGATCAGGGGTTGGAAGAGACCGTGCCACTCGGGATGATCAGTCCGCCCGTAGGCGCGCCGTTGGTAAGTGCCATCGGCGACATCGACGGCTTCCGCCACGACGACCTGACTGTTTCTCCGAAAGCCGGCCGGCTCAAGCCCGAGTATTCGACCAACCTCAGCATCGACTTTGCCGAGCTACAGCCCGCCTTTATGGTGCGGGCCGTACGCTCGGAAGCGGCGCACTGGGGTGCCTATTCCGAAGATGGCGGCACCACCTGGGCTCCCTTTGCTAGCTCCCCACCCAACATCCGTGACGCGGGCTTCCTCTCCGCTTCGGCCGACGGTCGCCACCTAGCTTGGCGCCCCGACGCCCAGCAGCCCGCCGTGTACCACTCAACCGATCGAGGCACCACCTGGACGGCTGCCACCGGCGGTGAGGGCCGCGCCAACGCCGTTGTCGACCGCGTGAACCCCCTGAAGTTCTACCGCTACGACGTGGCGCAAGGGCGTGTGCTGGTGAGCACCGATGGGGCGGCTTCCTTCGCGCCAGCCGCTACCGGCCTGCCTACCTCCAACGACTACCGCCACGCCACTATTCAGCCCGTGTTCGGCCGAGAAGGGGATTTGTGGCTGGTGGCGCCCGGCCCGAGCGGCGGCCTTTTCCACTCCACCAACTCCGGCCAGAGTTTCCAACAGGTACCGGCCGTGGCGCAAGCTTGGTGCGTGGGCACCGGCAAAGCAGCTGCGGCTGGCGGCTATCCGGCCCTGTACCTGGTCGGCACGATAGGCGGTACCTACGGCT